The following is a genomic window from Neodiprion pinetum isolate iyNeoPine1 chromosome 3, iyNeoPine1.2, whole genome shotgun sequence.
ATGAGGAGCTGATAACTCGTACTTATATCAGAGCCACGGAACGAGCGAACATCTCAATATCCGAGGGATTTTGTCGTGGTACGATGTACAAATCTGCAGTGATTCTCGTTGCGCTGATTGGAACGGCATGCGCATTTCCACCCGCCGACATCCTGCGAAAATCGGTAGCCGAGGATAACGTCGATGAAAAGGCTCCGGAAACCCTGTCGCAAGTATCGGAAGTCGAAAATCAGAGGGAAGATGATGGCGTCCGGGAGTCCGACAAGGAATCGACCTCCGAATATCGTCTTCTTACCGCTACTATGACGATTCCGGAATTCACGATAGTGACAGCAATACGATCCAATCAAAGTACCGAGGTGAGACCAAATCTCGAATCAGAGTTGACAGCGTTTAGGATTCAAATTTGCGGATTATTTTTTAAGCAAAATTCCGAATCGTCGTGCTTTTGAAGAGTCCGAAAATCGAtagtttgaatttcaaaatggtCGAGACGATCGCGAATTATCAAGGTTTCGAATATGCGGTTCAAATTGCCGATAATAACTTGAATATGGAATAATCTTCAACGATTACGGAAAAATTCGAGAATACtcccaaaaatgaaaaatcttcagCATTTCGACCGTTCTAGAACTCGACCGTTTGCAATTTCTATTCGACCAAAAAGATAAtcaattccaatttttatCCGCATGCACTGAACAAGAACTGAACTATAGTTTAGGACAAATGTAATTATTTCGTTCGCATGATGCAAGAGCTAcgacaattttcaaacaattaacGGAAGCATCACGTTTAAAAcgtggaaaaatttctttcattttatcagTTTCGGAAAAAGGAAATGCCAATTCAAATCGCGAGATTGTTCTatacgataaatatttttctggtGTAGTCGACATTGAGTTAGGAAAATACATAATTGGACcagagaaattttattcttgaaacgttattttttatactctgaaaaaataatgcatCTTCTctgataattattaaaatccaGATCCGAATATTTGTTACTACGGTGTCTGAAGCATTTCCACAATAATCGCTCGTTTTAAATTTCCGATCCGATATTTCGACGAAAGTTTGAAACGAAATATGGAACCCCACAATAAAAGTATGGCGAATGTGAGATCAATACGCCTCGATAAGTAGATTCCACCACAATTGATAGAGTTCattatttcgttattcaaTGATAAAGGTTTTgctacaaacattttttctctcagttCAGACGTTCGTTTAGTGTCGgcgcgtttttattttcattaaaataacGTTGAAAATGAATGAGAAACTTTATAAAAGTTGctaaattttttggaaacagGAGAATGAAGAGCCAAAAACGTCATGCGCCGAGGGTGACGCGTCCTGCGATTCTCTTGATGAAAATACACCACGTCAGAAAAGACATATCGGATTGTTCCCGCCGTTTCCGATACCACCATTGCCGCGGCCCAGGATAAGATTTCCAGGCGGGCATGTTCCGCCGATTTTCAGACCAATTAATAAACCCAATAGAAATTGTTTCGGTCCGGGACATATTCCGGCTTGCAACGTTCGTGGTCCCTGCAACATTCGAATGAATGAAAAGCTTCAAAAAGAGGTTCAGGCGTTGACGAAAAAATTGCAGGAGGCGGAGAGAAACCTTGCGCTTAAGGACCTTGCAATCAAGAACAAAGAGAAAACAGAGCAACAATACAAGGTGCTGCATGAGGTACATAATACAGAAGTCAAGATCttcaacgaaaaaatattcgatttgAGAAAAGAGTTAGATCAGCGATCCGCGAATTTCCGAACAACGGTagaggaaggaaagaaaagctGCGAGAAGACATTGaacgaaaacaaagaaagagaaaaccgGGAACGTGAGACGCTGCAGGAGGCACATAATACAGAAGTCAAgatcttgaagaaaaaattagccgATTTGAGAGAAGAGTTAGATCAGCAATCCAGGAATTTCACAACAACGGTagaggaaggaaagaaaagctGCGAGAAGACATTGaacgaaaacaaagaaagagaaaaccgGGAACGTGAGACGCTGCAGGAGGCACATAATACAGAAGTCAAgatcttgaagaaaaaattagccgATTTGAGAGAAGAGTTAGATCAGCAATCCAGGAATTTCACAACAACGGTagaggaaggaaagaaaagctGCGAGAAGACATTGaacgaaaacaaagaaagagaaaaccgGGAACGTGAGACGCTGCAGGAGGCACATAATACAGAAGTCAAgatcttgaagaaaaaattagccgATTTGAGAGAAGAGTTAGATCAGCAATCCAGGAATTTCACAACAACGGTagaggaaggaaagaaaagctGCGAGAAGACATTGaacgaaaacaaagaaagagaaaaccgGGAACGTGAGACGCTGCAGGAGGCACATAATACAGAAGTCAAgatcttgaagaaaaaattagccgATTTGAGAGAAGAGTTAGATCAGCAATCCAGGAATTTCACAACAACGGTagaggaaggaaagaaaatctgtGAGACGCTGCACACTGAACATGCCGCTGAAATTGAATCAATGGAGGAAATGTTGATGAAGGAAAAGCAAGTTTCAATCGGCTTGGAGGAAAAATTGACTACGCAAACCACCGAATGTGCTCAGAATCTGGAGACAGAGAAGGAGCGCTGGGACAACAGACTAACCGAAGAAACGAAACGGTCGAAGAAAGAACTCGCAGAAATTACAGAACTACACGAGATTTGCGTTGCCGATaaggagaagaagaacaagCAAAGAAAGGAACTGAAATCATTCGGacttaaaatttgaaaagttagaAATACGCGTATCAAACCCTTCGAGACGTGAAATGATTTCCTGAATATCACTAATCGGTCGTTACTTTCATTTCTTGTCAAATATCTGGGAAATAACTTactgtgtaatataaattttgtaatattataaCATAGACAGTTTTTGCCAACTCGTCGATGTCCGGTATTGACATTATGTTTATACTGCgtggaagagaagaaaataaataaacaaaatttctccaaATCTACTAATGCCCTCAGTTCACAATCCCACGGCACAAACACCAATGCACAAGTTTCACTGGGTAATTTTAGATCTACTCCAACTGTTTGAGCGTATCACACGTAAGATAACACGATCAAACTGCGCGCGACGTTCGACCGCGTTCGCTGGCCGCTCGTCATGCGTTAATGACGTCATGCTTGCTTCAGttattcccccccccccaaccgCCCGCCACCGCGTTtggactgcgcatgcgcgaattGTGTACGTCAGATTGCCATTCTTCGCACTCTCAGGCGTAAAATTGAATCTCAAACTTCACAATCCAAACGACAAGCAaacattttgcatttttcagcTACTAACAAACGTTTTGGACTGTCTAAAATACATTCATTTATGAACGTGGTAACTTAGAAATAGATGTTTCAATTTGAAGGTAATTCTGTGCCTTGATTTCTGTCTGACCATAGCACCTGTGCTAAACCGACAATCGGTACGTTAGTCACCCAGTCATTCGGGCAATGAGCTGTGAGGCTgccggaaattttttttttgtgtgccaCCAGCAGGTAAGAACCGCATTTACGAGATTATCGACAGCCgtaaagtataaatataaaacacaaatataagatttttttttcaatcaggTACCCATTCTGTTAAGAGTAAAAAACTTGAGATCGTGTcatgaaaaagaattgaaacatttttgttttgtaaaataatactTTCCCACATTGGTGCAATTAGCACTTCGAAACTGTTCTAAGTTAcgaaaaatggttaaaaaaaaattacacgagGATCATTAAACACCGACCAAATAAAGTGTTTCATCCCTCTTCTTTGTCTCATCAACCTTTGCAAAATAGGATTCATGAATCACGATAAGAATTCCTTCGAGCCATTACTCTTTCATTCATCTTTTGTTTCCACCTTCTTTTGTCTTCGTTCTTTCCCTGCATCTCAATAAgcaataaactgaaaattatatctCCGAATCCCAATTCGTTAGATGCGTGAtgtatgaataatatttataatttaggTATGAAGGTACACGTAATACGTTTAACGGAAAGCGGTTACATAGAAACAGTCGGATGCAGCTTTATTCGAGAAGGTGATCGTCTCTGGGGAAATATTCGAAGGAAAAAGAGCCGCCCAAGCATTTTGCCATTTGTGGATTCCGCGGCTCTTTAGCTCGCCGGACAGAGTTTACCGTACTTTGCTAATTAGGACGAAAACTTTTATCATTATACGGTATGCGCTATGGTCTATGAGGCGAACGTTTTTCCGCGTCAGAGATGCGGAGTGAAAGcaaaagcaaaagaaaaaagaaaacgaaatgagaggtaaaaaaaaaaaaaaaactaggaaAAACAAGGgattaaaaaagaagaaaaaagttttacctAATTCCATTTTACGACAGTTGCACGAATCTACATCTAGGTGTAATTTAcgcttgaaactttgaacgcgttctgatgtgtgtgtgtatatatatatatatatatatatacacacacaataTACATACAGTGCGTTCTATGGCAATTCGATCATCAGGGATTTATAACACGACTGTTCCATTCCccatcttttttcaatttatttattttttttttattattattgtctgTCAGACATCGTGAGCAAAACGAATCGGACTTTGAGGCATGAAACTATTCTTCCAGtctcaagaaaaataaacagaaaaaaaaaaaaaacgaaatcatGAAACCTTTTCCCAATACCGTCGATTCAGTAAGTAACCGCTGCAAAAAGAGACGAAAACAATTGTGGATTAAACAAAATTGAGGGGAAGATAAATTGGCCGTTAGCTTTGTTCTGAAATTCCGACTATTGTGCAAAGAATTTATACCGCAGTGGCTGTGTAATAAATAGATAGGTAAATATAACACACCTTTAAACATGCAAAAGTTTTGttcatataattatttcacgacGGCCGCTGGATTACAAGGGTTGGATTTGGGATGCTCGGAGCAAATATTCCGCTAGATTAAACGTAACCGGGCAGATCATTCGCGAAAATGCGTTTACACATCGCGTTACACGATTAATGCAAGTATACGTGAGATAGAATTCATCGAGAATGTTATTCGTACTGTGGCGTAATGGGAATTCCATCATCCATTCAAACAATTATAACGACGacgataaattattgattgagAAATTGCAGAGCAGCGCGCGAATCTATTCGTGTGTATTGGACGTGAAAATGTATTGAAATGAGCCGGAGCTGTTCTATTATTCGATTGATTGCTATTTCGAGAGAATTTCCAAATACTGATTTATAGAAAATAAAGTTCATTGATGAACAgttcgacaaaaaaatttcatcgctaaatcggacaatttttttcaatgtaataTTCCAAATTGCtagaaatttttgcaaaatctaCACAATGCAAGCTCCATTTTATCGCATGGCACAAATTCTTCACACTTTCGTAATAAATTTCGGCTAACACAGGATGGGCACAAAGCTAACGTGACGggagtgtaaaattttttgtttctaacataaaataaatatcttaaaaagaaaaatcttttttttttcctcgtttgttaccaactctctctctctctctctctcttacagTTTATAAAAATCCTCGACTATCGGTGGATTATGTGTTACAACCTTGGCGTTTTGTCTGTTTACTCAAAGATATTCGGTTTTAGAAACTTGtctacgtatacgtatattcgtATTAGCAAACAAACCCTAAGAGGAGTGAAACTCGGGCAATCTGGGAATGAGGAAAACCGCTGATTCGCTGATGGAAACGGTACATATATAACACTGGCTCCCTATCCCAACGATTGCTTCTCCTTTTATATACAAATACTACATAGGTAGGTACATGTATAACTATCGCTGCAGCTTCGGTCATCGGCTAAAGCCGGATACTTACATAAGAACCTGGTGCAGGAACGATAAGCTCCCAGGAAAGCGAGAAACTCGAGTCAGACGTACGTGAGGCAACTTCAATTCGGTAAATCGGAAAGAAACCCTTCGATACAGTTTCAAGCTTTACACACCGCCTGCAATACGCAATTCACGATTCATTTTATTGgcttgtagtttttttt
Proteins encoded in this region:
- the LOC124214252 gene encoding axoneme-associated protein mst101(2)-like; amino-acid sequence: MYKSAVILVALIGTACAFPPADILRKSVAEDNVDEKAPETLSQVSEVENQREDDGVRESDKESTSEYRLLTATMTIPEFTIVTAIRSNQSTEENEEPKTSCAEGDASCDSLDENTPRQKRHIGLFPPFPIPPLPRPRIRFPGGHVPPIFRPINKPNRNCFGPGHIPACNVRGPCNIRMNEKLQKEVQALTKKLQEAERNLALKDLAIKNKEKTEQQYKVLHEVHNTEVKIFNEKIFDLRKELDQRSANFRTTVEEGKKSCEKTLNENKERENRERETLQEAHNTEVKILKKKLADLREELDQQSRNFTTTVEEGKKSCEKTLNENKERENRERETLQEAHNTEVKILKKKLADLREELDQQSRNFTTTVEEGKKSCEKTLNENKERENRERETLQEAHNTEVKILKKKLADLREELDQQSRNFTTTVEEGKKSCEKTLNENKERENRERETLQEAHNTEVKILKKKLADLREELDQQSRNFTTTVEEGKKICETLHTEHAAEIESMEEMLMKEKQVSIGLEEKLTTQTTECAQNLETEKERWDNRLTEETKRSKKELAEITELHEICVADKEKKNKQRKELKSFGLKI